Within the Pelagovum pacificum genome, the region TTCGGCTCCGCGATAGAGCTCGGTGTGGCCCTTCTGACGACCGAAACCCTTTACCTCGACGACTGAAAGGCCTTGAACCCCAACTTCCTGCAGGGCTTCCTTAACTTCGTCGAGTTTGAACGGCTTGATGATCGCCTCGATCTTCTTCATCGACCGACTCTCCCTTGTCTCCGGCGTTAGGCGCGTGAGACCATCATTCACAAGGTGCCACAATTGACCAGCCCCACCGGTCTTGGCCGCCGAGGGGGTTTCCGGGCGGTGAGCCGTGGAAACGGGCATGTTGCACACCAAATAAGCAGTTTTGAATCGGAGTCTTCGGACACATGCCCGAGTTACTGACAGCCGCGCAAATGCGTGCACGCGAAGAAACCGCAATGAAAAACGGTGCCGTCACGGGCGCCGCCCTGATGGAACGTGCGGGGCGGGGCGCGGTCGAGGCGACGGTCCGGACATGGCCCGATCTGGCGGGCGGCGGGCACCATGCCGTGGTCCTCTGCGGGCCCGGCAACAACGGCGGCGACGGCTACGTCGTGGCGCGCCGGCTGGCCGACCTCGGCTGGACTGTCGAGGTCTTCGGCATGGGCGACCCGCAGAAGGCATCGCCCGATGCGCGGCTCATGCGTCAGCTTTGGGAGGCGTGCGGCCCTGTCGGACAGCTGTCTGACGCCGGGCACGGCACGCGGCCCGATCTGCTGGTCGATGCGTTGTTCGGCACGGGGCTCGGCCGGGCGATCCCGGCGGAAACTGTGACCGCCGTCGCGGCGGTGAAGGCGCGGTCGGGCGCGCGCGCCTGTCGGGTCGTCGCGCTCGATTGCGTCTCCGGCCTCGATTGCGACAGCGGCCGGATGCTGTTGCCGGACGGTGCCGCGCCCGACGCGATGGCCGCCGACCTTACGGTGACCTTCCACGCGGCCAAGCGCGGACATTACCTCGGGCAGCCGCAGTCCCGGTCGCTCGAGGTGGTGGATATCGGCCTCGACCATGCGGAGGACGATCCCCGGCAGCGCCCGGCGCCGGGGCTGCTGCGGCGTATCGAACCGGGGAGGCTGGCGCCCGCGGCGTGGCTCGGATCGGTGCTGCCGGTGGCGCCGGGTGCGCATAAGTATGACCGGGGCCATGTGCTTGTGCTCGGCGGGGGCTGCGGCAAGGGCGGGGCCGGGCGGCTGGCCGCACGGGCGGCGCTGCGGATCGGCGCGGGGCTGGTGACGCTCGCCGTACCGCCGTCTGCTTTGCAGGAGAATGCGGCGCGGCTCGACGCAATCATGCTGACCTCGATGAAGGGCCCGGAGGGGCTTGCGGACATCCTGTCGGACAGTCGTCTGAGTTGTGTCGCGCTCGGCCCCGGCCTCGGCGTCGGAGAGGCGACGCGCGAGATGGTCCGGCAGGTGGCGGGGGCAGACCGCGCGACCGTGCTCGACGCCGACGCGCTGTCGAGCTTTTCCGACGATCCGGACGCCTTGTTCGGCCTGCTCCATGCGCGGTGCGTGCTGACCCCCCACGAAGGCGAATTCGCGCGCCTATTCCCCGATCTGGCCGAAAAGGATCGGTCCGTCTCGAAAGTCGACGCGGCCGCGGAGGCCGCCCGTCGGAGCGGGGCGACCGTGCTGCTCAAGGGGCCGGACACGGTGATCGCCAGTCCGGACGGCGCAGTCTCGGTCAATGCCGCGTTCTACGGGCGCGAGGCGCCGTGGCTCGGCACGGCCGGCGCAGGAGACGTGCTGACTGGCATGATCGCGGGGCTGATGGGCAATGGGCGGGCTGATCCCCACCTCGCGGCGAGTGCGGGGGCCTGGCTGCATGTGGAGGCCGCGCGCTACGTAGGTCCGGGGCTGATCTCGGAGGATCTTCCGGACGCGCTGCCGGGGCTGTTCCGGTCGCTGGGTCTATAGAGCGGCGGACGCCGCTCGCCTTTGGCGTCGCCCCGCCCGCCGTCCCGCGAACTCGGTCGGGTGTCCGGAAACGAGAAACGCCGCCCGATAAGGGCGGCGCTGTCTGCTGTGGAGAGGCGGGGGCTCAGCCGGCCGAGGCGACCTCGAGACCGTTGGCGTAGAGAATATGTTGCTGGTCGAAGACGAGGTCGTAGACGCGGACCATCTTCTTCTCGCCCTCGGCGATGAATTCACCGTCGATCAGGCGACGGACCGGCACGAGGGCCGACTTGGAGCCGAACATCGCTTCGGCGCGCCAGTCGCGGATATGGACCATTGCGCCAGGGGGAAGGATCATGTCCTCGTCCGGGCGGGAGTGGCCGAGCGAGCCGGCCTTCACGCGGACCGCCATCACCTCGACCTCGGTCACGCGGACGTCGCGGAGAACGGCCACGCCGGTATCGCGGGTGATGATCCGGTCGCCGACCGTGAGGTGGTCGACAGGCATCTCGCCGTCCATGGTCATCACGGTCGTTCCGGCGAACAGGCCGGAAATATCCGCACTGGAGAATTGGTCGATGAGACCGGCGCCGAGGGCGCGCGACTGCGTATCCAGGTCCATGGCGAGTTTCCCGCTCTTGGTATGTGTCTGCCTCTTATTGACGCCACAATATGTCAAAAAAGAGTTCACGTCATGCCATTTGCGGGGCCTGTTCGGGGCTCGATTCGTCAGAACTTCGCCACATTTGACTTGAACGATGCCGCAACACGCGCGAGAGGGTGCGTGATGCGGGTGTGGCGGAACTGGTAGACGCACCAGATTTAGGTTCTGGCGCCTTTGGCGTGGAGGTTCGAGTCCTCTCACCCGCACCACTTTGAAATGATTTGAGAATTTTCGGATTTCGGGATTTTTCCGCGAACGGCCTAGTGCGGGTTTCCCAATTCGATTCCCAGGTTCATGCTCCGCTCCCGTTCTGTTCTCGACGATTCTGCCCGGCTCGGCTGAGGCGCTTCTGGTTCGCAGCGGCTCTATTTTTCTGCACCATCGCGAGCGTCTTCTGTCCCGTGACCGCCTGGACCTCGCTGTCCCTGCATCCCGCCTCGGCGGGCGCGACGGCGGCGTTGTAGCGCCAACCATGGATCACGTAGTCGGTCGCCCAAGGTCGCGTCATGTCAGCCACGTTTATTTTCCACATCGTTCAACGGCAAACGTGAACCTGCGCTGTCTCGTGGATGCCGCCCCCGAACTTCCTCGCTGAGAATGGGGCTAAAAAACCGCCCCGAGGCGGCTGTTGAACGACGCGGAACTCCGCAATCGTGGAAGCGTTTGTTCCCAAAGGGGAGACCGACGTGACTGACTTCCACACCCGCTTGCTCACCAAGCCAATCTGGAATTGGGCCAAGCAATCGCTCCCGACATTGTCCGAAACGGAACGCGAGGCGCTCAACGCGGGTGAGGTCTGGTGGGAAGCAGAATTGTTCTCGGGAAATCCCGACTGGTCCAAACTGCACGACGTGGTGGACCCGAAGATGTCGGACGAAGAACAGGCGTTCTTCGATGGACCCGTCACCGATCTCTGCCAGATGATCGACGATTGGAAGATCAATCACGAGGACGGCGACCTGCCTCCGGAAGTCTGGGATTTCCTTCGCGAGAACAAGTTCTTCGGAATGATTATCGCCAAGGACCACGGCGGCCTCGGGTTCTCGGCCTTCGCCCATTCCGAGATCGTACGCTTCATCTCCACACGCTCCGTCGCCGCCGCGGTGACAGTCATGGTCCCCAATTCGCTTGGCCCCGGCGAATTGCTACACCAGTTCGGCACCGAGGATCAGAAGCATCACTGGCTCCCCCGCCTCGCTGACGGGCGCGAGTTGCCGGCCTTCGGACTGACCAGCGACGAGGCGGGCTCTGATGCCGGTGCTATGGTCGATGACGGGGTGGTCTGCCGGGGTGACTGGCATGGCGAAGAGGTGCTGGGCATCCGCCTCAACTGGGCCAAGCGCTATATCACCCTTTCGCCGGTCTGCACCGTCCTCGGGATTGCCTTCAAACTGAGGGATCCGGACGGGCTGATCGGCGACACGCCCGATATTGGCATAACCTGCGCCCTTGTCCCCACGGACTTGCCCGGAGTTGAAACCGGGCGGCGGCATATCCCGTCATCCACCATGTTCATGAACGGGCCGACGACCGGCACAGATGTCTTCATTCCCCTCGATCACATCATCGGCGGGCAGGACTATGCCGGCAAGGGCTGGATGATGTTGATGAGTGCGCTGGCCGCCGGGCGTGGCATCTCGCTGCCCTCGATGGGCTGTGCGGCCATCGCCCTGTCCGCCCACACGACCGGCGCCTATGCCCGCATTCGTGAGCAGTTCGGCCTGCCCATCGGCAAGTTCGGCGGCGTGCAGGAACGGCTTGGCCGGCTCGCGGCGGATGCCTACTCGATGGATGCCGCGCGACGGTTGACCTGCGCGGGGCTGGACGAGGGCAGGGCGCTTTCGGTCGTTTCGGCCATCATGAAGGCGCACGCTACCTTCCGGATGCGGGAGGCCATCGACGACGCGATGGATGTCCATTCGGGCAAGGCGGTGATCGACGGGCCCAAGAACTACTTGTTGCCACTCTACCGCGCGGTGCCCATCGGGATCACCGTCGAGGGGGCCAACATCGTCACCCG harbors:
- a CDS encoding NAD(P)H-hydrate dehydratase — encoded protein: MRAREETAMKNGAVTGAALMERAGRGAVEATVRTWPDLAGGGHHAVVLCGPGNNGGDGYVVARRLADLGWTVEVFGMGDPQKASPDARLMRQLWEACGPVGQLSDAGHGTRPDLLVDALFGTGLGRAIPAETVTAVAAVKARSGARACRVVALDCVSGLDCDSGRMLLPDGAAPDAMAADLTVTFHAAKRGHYLGQPQSRSLEVVDIGLDHAEDDPRQRPAPGLLRRIEPGRLAPAAWLGSVLPVAPGAHKYDRGHVLVLGGGCGKGGAGRLAARAALRIGAGLVTLAVPPSALQENAARLDAIMLTSMKGPEGLADILSDSRLSCVALGPGLGVGEATREMVRQVAGADRATVLDADALSSFSDDPDALFGLLHARCVLTPHEGEFARLFPDLAEKDRSVSKVDAAAEAARRSGATVLLKGPDTVIASPDGAVSVNAAFYGREAPWLGTAGAGDVLTGMIAGLMGNGRADPHLAASAGAWLHVEAARYVGPGLISEDLPDALPGLFRSLGL
- a CDS encoding Hint domain-containing protein, which codes for MDLDTQSRALGAGLIDQFSSADISGLFAGTTVMTMDGEMPVDHLTVGDRIITRDTGVAVLRDVRVTEVEVMAVRVKAGSLGHSRPDEDMILPPGAMVHIRDWRAEAMFGSKSALVPVRRLIDGEFIAEGEKKMVRVYDLVFDQQHILYANGLEVASAG
- a CDS encoding acyl-CoA dehydrogenase, yielding MTDFHTRLLTKPIWNWAKQSLPTLSETEREALNAGEVWWEAELFSGNPDWSKLHDVVDPKMSDEEQAFFDGPVTDLCQMIDDWKINHEDGDLPPEVWDFLRENKFFGMIIAKDHGGLGFSAFAHSEIVRFISTRSVAAAVTVMVPNSLGPGELLHQFGTEDQKHHWLPRLADGRELPAFGLTSDEAGSDAGAMVDDGVVCRGDWHGEEVLGIRLNWAKRYITLSPVCTVLGIAFKLRDPDGLIGDTPDIGITCALVPTDLPGVETGRRHIPSSTMFMNGPTTGTDVFIPLDHIIGGQDYAGKGWMMLMSALAAGRGISLPSMGCAAIALSAHTTGAYARIREQFGLPIGKFGGVQERLGRLAADAYSMDAARRLTCAGLDEGRALSVVSAIMKAHATFRMREAIDDAMDVHSGKAVIDGPKNYLLPLYRAVPIGITVEGANIVTRSLIIFGQGGIRAHPYMLDHMLALQEGDPHKSLAMFDKSFWAHVGHSTRTLFRSWGRGLTGGRFAPAPDAGAATPIYRKLSRWSAAYALTADLLFLSLGGALKRKEMISGRMGDILSEMYILSAALKRWEDEGRQEADLPVLRYVAADAFHNIQTALDEVVTNMPARWAAWILRLFAMPGRTERKPDDRTVEGCSDILYDAGEARTRVTGRIAGGCNRDGVELLDACFAKVTEMAPVMKRLREADKAPEEALELGLLSEAEMDGIEVMQRLRDAVIAVDDYSPEAFAALFRSKTMPAHSGQEAAE